In one window of Cytophagaceae bacterium ABcell3 DNA:
- a CDS encoding DUF3276 family protein — protein sequence MEENKDQEKVEIYSQRVRAGKRTYFFDIKSTRSNDYYLTITESKRRFKEDGYFYEKHKIFLYKEDFNKFLEALNQTVEHVKTELLPDVDFSQFDKGPEKTEGSDDDDELKWD from the coding sequence GTGGAAGAGAATAAAGATCAAGAAAAAGTAGAAATTTACTCACAGAGGGTCAGAGCTGGAAAAAGAACGTATTTTTTTGACATTAAGTCTACCCGTTCAAATGATTACTACTTAACCATCACTGAAAGTAAAAGAAGGTTTAAGGAAGATGGGTATTTTTATGAAAAACATAAGATCTTTTTATATAAGGAAGACTTTAATAAGTTCCTTGAAGCCCTGAACCAAACAGTTGAACATGTTAAGACTGAGTTACTTCCTGATGTAGACTTTTCTCAGTTTGACAAAGGGCCAGAGAAGACTGAAGGAAGCGATGATGATGATGAACTGAAATGGGACTAA
- the ychF gene encoding redox-regulated ATPase YchF, whose protein sequence is MGLQCGIVGLPNVGKSTLFNALSNAKAEAANYPFCTIEPNVGVITVPDERLDILEKIVKPQKVIPAVIEFVDIAGLVKGASKGEGLGNKFLANIREVDAIVHVIRCFEDENVTHVAGKVDPVADKEIIDTELQLKDLESVEKKIQRAEKMAKSGDAKARKEVEILKKYKDHFEGGNSARTIDLDEESQKVVADLHLLTAKPVIYVANVEESSVNTGNKYVEELKASVADENAEVIIVSASIEAQIAELTDPEDKAMFLDEYGLKESGLSKLIKSSFRILNLITYFTAGETEVRAWTIKRGWKAPQAAGVIHTDFEKGFIKAEVLKLEDYQQYGSEHACKEAGKMSIEGKEYIVKDGDIMHFRFNV, encoded by the coding sequence ATGGGATTACAATGTGGAATAGTAGGGTTGCCCAATGTAGGCAAGTCTACCTTGTTTAATGCTTTATCTAATGCTAAAGCCGAAGCGGCTAACTACCCTTTTTGCACTATTGAACCAAATGTGGGTGTTATCACTGTGCCTGACGAGCGGCTTGACATACTCGAAAAAATTGTAAAGCCTCAAAAGGTTATACCTGCTGTAATTGAGTTTGTTGATATTGCCGGTCTGGTAAAAGGCGCTAGTAAAGGGGAGGGCTTAGGCAATAAATTTCTAGCCAATATTAGAGAGGTAGATGCCATTGTGCATGTTATCCGTTGCTTTGAAGATGAAAATGTAACGCATGTTGCTGGCAAGGTTGACCCTGTCGCAGACAAGGAGATTATTGATACAGAACTTCAGTTAAAAGATTTGGAGTCTGTGGAGAAAAAAATCCAAAGGGCGGAAAAAATGGCTAAATCTGGCGATGCAAAAGCCAGAAAAGAGGTAGAAATCCTAAAAAAATATAAGGATCATTTTGAGGGTGGAAATAGTGCCCGGACTATTGATCTTGATGAGGAATCGCAAAAAGTAGTTGCAGACTTACATTTGTTGACTGCCAAACCTGTGATTTATGTAGCCAATGTAGAGGAGTCTTCCGTAAACACTGGTAACAAATATGTAGAGGAACTAAAAGCTTCAGTGGCAGATGAAAATGCAGAGGTTATAATTGTATCTGCTTCGATAGAGGCGCAGATTGCTGAGCTGACAGATCCTGAAGATAAAGCCATGTTCTTAGATGAGTACGGTCTTAAAGAATCAGGGCTCTCTAAACTGATCAAGTCTTCGTTTAGGATTTTAAACCTTATTACATATTTTACAGCCGGTGAAACCGAGGTTAGGGCTTGGACTATCAAAAGAGGGTGGAAGGCGCCTCAGGCAGCTGGGGTGATTCATACCGATTTCGAAAAAGGCTTTATCAAAGCTGAAGTGTTGAAACTTGAGGATTATCAACAGTATGGATCTGAACATGCTTGTAAAGAGGCTGGTAAGATGTCTATAGAAGGTAAAGAATACATCGTAAAAGATGGTGATATTATGCATTTCAGGTTTAATGTCTGA
- a CDS encoding aconitate hydratase: protein MAFDIDMIRAVYSRIGERVEAARKIVGRPLTLTEKILYSHLYAGNPSEGYERGKSYVEFSPDRVAMQDATAQMALLQFMSAGKPQVAVPSTVHCDHLIQAESGAKKDLETANSVNKEVYDFLASVSNKYGIGFWKPGAGIIHQVVLENYAFPGGMMIGTDSHTPNAGGLGMVAIGVGGADAVDVMAGMPWELKFPKLIGVKLTGKQNGWTSAKDVILKVAGILTVSGGTGAIVEYFGEGAENLSCTGKATICNMGAEIGATTSVFAYDNSMKKYLESTSRADVAAEAEKASANLRADDEVYANPDKYFDQLIEIDLSELEPHVNGPFTPDAAWPISEFSKAVKEKGWPAKLDVGLIGSCTNSSYEDITRAASVAKQASEKKLKVKSEYTVTPGSEMVRFTTERDGLLEVFDQIGGVVLANACGPCIGQWARHTDDPNRKNSIITSFNRNFAKRNDGNPNTHAFVASPEIVTAFSIAGDLTFNPLKDKLVNENGEEVMLDEPKGVELPTKGFAVEDAGYQDPAEDGSGVEVIVNPDSKRLQLLEPFSPWDGADLKGMKLLIKAKGKCTTDHISMAGPWLKFRGHLDNISNNMLIGAVNYFNESTNSVKNQLTGETGEVPATARAYKAAGIGSVVVGDNNYGEGSSREHAAMEPRHLGVRAIIVKSFARIHETNLKKQGMLALTFADPADYDKVQEDDTIDIVGLTSFAPGKPLTVVLNHKDGSKDEITVTHTYNKGQIEWFKAGSALNLIKMQEKGA, encoded by the coding sequence ATGGCTTTTGATATTGATATGATCAGGGCTGTGTATTCGCGTATTGGTGAACGCGTGGAAGCAGCCAGAAAAATTGTGGGCAGACCTTTGACTCTGACAGAAAAGATTCTTTATTCTCACCTATATGCCGGAAACCCTTCCGAAGGTTATGAAAGAGGAAAGTCTTATGTTGAGTTTTCGCCAGACAGGGTGGCTATGCAAGATGCTACTGCACAAATGGCTTTGCTTCAGTTTATGTCAGCTGGGAAACCTCAAGTAGCGGTTCCTTCTACTGTGCACTGTGACCACCTTATTCAGGCAGAGTCAGGTGCAAAAAAAGACCTTGAAACTGCAAACAGTGTAAACAAGGAAGTGTATGACTTTCTTGCTTCTGTAAGTAATAAATATGGAATTGGCTTCTGGAAGCCAGGTGCGGGTATTATTCACCAAGTAGTTCTAGAAAACTATGCTTTCCCTGGTGGAATGATGATCGGTACTGACTCTCATACTCCAAATGCCGGTGGCTTGGGTATGGTTGCTATTGGTGTTGGTGGTGCTGATGCAGTAGATGTTATGGCTGGAATGCCTTGGGAGCTTAAGTTTCCTAAGCTTATCGGTGTAAAATTAACAGGAAAGCAGAACGGTTGGACTTCTGCTAAAGATGTGATACTTAAAGTGGCTGGTATACTTACCGTTAGTGGTGGTACTGGTGCTATTGTTGAGTATTTTGGGGAAGGTGCTGAGAACTTGTCATGTACAGGTAAAGCGACTATTTGTAACATGGGTGCTGAAATCGGGGCTACTACTTCGGTATTTGCTTATGACAACAGCATGAAAAAATACCTAGAGTCTACTTCTAGGGCTGATGTGGCAGCCGAAGCAGAAAAAGCTTCTGCAAATCTTCGTGCTGATGATGAAGTATATGCCAACCCTGACAAATATTTTGACCAACTGATTGAAATTGACCTTTCTGAGCTTGAGCCTCATGTAAATGGCCCTTTCACGCCAGATGCCGCTTGGCCAATTTCTGAATTCAGTAAAGCTGTTAAAGAAAAAGGCTGGCCTGCTAAGCTTGATGTTGGCCTAATCGGCTCTTGTACAAACTCTTCTTATGAAGATATTACTAGGGCTGCTTCTGTAGCTAAACAAGCTTCTGAGAAAAAGCTTAAGGTAAAATCTGAATATACCGTTACTCCAGGCTCTGAAATGGTTAGGTTCACTACCGAAAGAGACGGATTATTAGAGGTTTTTGATCAAATTGGAGGTGTAGTACTTGCCAATGCTTGTGGGCCTTGTATTGGCCAGTGGGCAAGACATACAGATGATCCTAATCGTAAAAACTCCATCATTACCTCATTTAACAGAAACTTTGCAAAAAGAAATGATGGTAACCCTAATACCCACGCTTTTGTAGCATCTCCTGAAATTGTAACTGCTTTCTCTATTGCAGGTGACCTTACCTTCAATCCTCTTAAGGATAAACTGGTAAATGAAAATGGTGAGGAAGTTATGCTTGATGAACCTAAAGGTGTAGAATTGCCTACGAAAGGGTTTGCTGTAGAAGATGCTGGTTATCAAGATCCGGCTGAAGATGGTAGTGGGGTAGAGGTGATTGTTAATCCTGACTCTAAGAGGTTACAGCTTCTTGAGCCTTTCTCTCCTTGGGATGGCGCTGACCTGAAAGGTATGAAGCTTCTTATTAAAGCTAAAGGAAAATGTACTACTGACCATATTTCTATGGCTGGTCCTTGGCTTAAGTTTAGAGGTCACTTAGATAATATCTCCAACAACATGTTGATCGGTGCCGTTAACTACTTTAACGAGAGCACAAACTCGGTTAAAAACCAATTGACTGGCGAAACAGGTGAGGTTCCTGCTACTGCGAGAGCTTATAAAGCAGCAGGTATAGGTTCTGTGGTTGTAGGTGATAACAATTATGGTGAAGGTTCTTCCAGAGAGCATGCCGCTATGGAGCCTCGTCATTTAGGTGTTAGGGCAATTATTGTTAAGTCATTTGCTAGGATCCATGAAACAAACCTTAAGAAGCAAGGTATGCTTGCTTTGACTTTTGCTGATCCGGCTGATTATGACAAAGTTCAAGAAGATGATACTATCGACATCGTTGGATTGACTTCTTTTGCTCCTGGTAAGCCGTTAACAGTAGTGCTTAACCATAAAGATGGTTCTAAAGACGAAATTACTGTAACCCATACCTATAACAAAGGACAAATCGAGTGGTTTAAAGCTGGTTCCGCGCTTAACTTAATTAAGATGCAGGAAAAAGGAGCTTAA
- a CDS encoding DUF58 domain-containing protein, whose translation MKISFSEIKKTGNIELLARQMVEGFITGLHKSPYHGFSVEFAEHRLYNTGESTRHIDWKVYGRTDRLYTKRYEEETNLRCMLLIDTSSSMYYPEKDAGKLTFSIMAAACLSYILQRQRDAVGITTFSNEIELQTAIKSKPGHVHSLFLQLENLLSSKPKGKTSSVAQNLHHIADKLSRRSLVIIFSDMFDNSENQDELFSALQHLKHNKHEVLLFHVKDSETEERFNFDDRPYEFTDIETGEKLKVQPSQVREHYQKAIKAYYEELKLKCGQYKIDFIPADIREGFDQVLLSYLIKRQKMKA comes from the coding sequence ATGAAAATATCTTTTTCTGAAATCAAAAAAACAGGCAATATAGAACTTCTAGCCCGGCAAATGGTAGAAGGCTTCATTACAGGCTTGCACAAGTCTCCTTACCACGGGTTTTCGGTAGAGTTTGCCGAGCATCGTCTTTACAACACAGGTGAAAGTACCAGGCACATTGACTGGAAAGTGTATGGAAGAACCGACCGCCTATACACCAAAAGGTATGAAGAAGAGACGAACCTACGGTGCATGCTTTTAATAGACACTTCTTCCTCCATGTACTATCCAGAAAAAGATGCAGGCAAGCTAACTTTTAGCATAATGGCAGCAGCATGTCTCTCATATATACTTCAAAGACAACGGGATGCGGTCGGAATAACCACATTTTCCAATGAAATAGAGCTTCAGACCGCTATCAAATCAAAACCTGGGCATGTGCACTCTTTATTTTTGCAATTGGAAAACCTCTTGAGCAGCAAACCTAAGGGTAAAACTTCTTCTGTAGCCCAAAATTTGCACCATATTGCCGATAAACTCAGCAGAAGGTCTTTGGTTATAATCTTTAGCGACATGTTTGACAACAGCGAAAATCAGGATGAACTGTTTTCTGCCCTTCAACACTTAAAGCACAATAAGCACGAAGTGCTGCTCTTTCATGTAAAAGACTCTGAAACAGAGGAGCGATTCAATTTTGATGACAGGCCCTATGAGTTTACGGATATAGAAACAGGCGAGAAACTCAAAGTACAGCCCTCACAGGTAAGGGAGCATTATCAAAAAGCTATTAAAGCATATTATGAAGAGTTGAAGCTAAAGTGCGGACAATATAAAATTGATTTTATACCTGCTGACATTAGGGAAGGCTTTGACCAGGTACTCCTCTCCTATTTGATTAAAAGACAAAAAATGAAAGCATAA